Proteins encoded by one window of Vitis vinifera cultivar Pinot Noir 40024 chromosome 10, ASM3070453v1:
- the LOC100252938 gene encoding lysine-specific demethylase JMJ18 isoform X2, with protein sequence MEQSSLEPEFQIKEISARWNPTEACRPLIEEAPVFYPTVEEFQDTLNYIASIRPKAEPYGICRIVPPPSWVPPCPLREESIWKHLKFPTRMQQVDLLQNREPMRKKNRGRKRKRRRYSRMGTTRRHSRSEVSEANIVSDSDEKFGFHSGSDFTLEEFQKHADSFKEFYFGIKDAKDNLNSDGVECNKRWEPSVEDIEGEYWRIVEKPTDEVEVYYGADLETEAFVSGFPKASSLISENDSDQYVASGWNLNNFPRLPGSVLCFEQNDISGVLVPWLYVGMCFSSFCWHVEDHHLYSLNYLHWGDSKVWYGVPGSHASALENAMRKHLPDLFEEQPYLLNELVTQLSPSVLKSENVPVYRAIQNSGEFILTFPRAYHSGFNCGFNCAEAVNVAPVDWLSHGQSAVELYSEQCRKTSISHDKLLLASAQKAVQALRDPSVLGKEDQVNLSWKSVCGKDGTLTKAVKTRVQMEEERLDRLPIGWRLQKMERDFDLKNERECFSCFYDLHLSAASCECSPDQFACLKHASLICSCEPNRKFVLLRYTMDDLKTLVESLEGGLDAIEVWASEDLGLVSADKDACGAMLDQEREISGPIGCDQKESPPCSSRTQENLDINEPCSSSYHVSSEVVQSENQQGTFGFCVSHIRTDRHNDNLNKEGLTKGYESKVGQGFCIDLNLDTMSDEHVSGLQQVSYSCDSKATGNVAETFLSVCKEEKVNCADVPKQPDIVRLGGDCDSSVSYVLPNKHHFPYPVDNGNPCISDGSKLFGADILVSLPHSSTLPSSLPKTEILGSSDVKACATDQTCLIPKMNFCVEPMHFGTVLFGKPWCSKQAIFPKGFTSRVKFFSVCDPTQMCYYISEVLDAGLLGPLFKVTSEGCPSETFANVSPEKCWEMVLQKLQQEIIRHSSLGKQLLPSLECLQGVNGLEMFGFLSPPIIQVIEALDPNHQCLEYWNQKSRVKMENVNDMSASNSRKYPFGLSCSPGETKAKLFGFDLTKQDPDNSSIGRGDHSVGEDIKTTLQGFFKKANREELIMMYKVFCSEYTSAEWGVAFTTLTEEIRKTCK encoded by the exons ATGGAACAGTCCTCATTGGAACCAGAATTTCAGATCAAAGAG ATATCAGCCAGATGGAACCCAACTGAAGCATGTAGGCCACTCATCGAAGAAGCTCCTGTTTTCTATCCAACTGTTGAG GAGTTTCAAGATACACTAAATTATATAGCAAGCATTCGCCCAAAAGCAGAGCCATATGGTATATGTAGGATTGTGCCACCACCTTCCTGGGTTCCACCCTGCCCTCTCAGGGAGGAGAGCATTTGGAAACATTTAAAGTTTCCTACAAGAATGCAGCAAGTGGACTTACTTCAAAATAGGGAACCcatgagaaagaaaaacagaggcCGGAAGCGAAAACGAAGAAGGTATTCAAGGATGGGAACAACAAGGAGGCATTCCAGATCTGAAGTTTCTGAAGCAAACATTGTCTCTGACAGCGATGAGAAGTTTGGGTTCCATTCAGGATCAGACTTCACATTAGAAGAGTTTCAGAAACACGCTGATAGtttcaaagaattttattttggaataaAGGATGCTAAGGATAACTTGAATTCTGATGGTGTGGAATGCAACAAAAGGTGGGAACCTTCTGTAGAAGATATTGAGGGAGAATACTGGCGGATAGTGGAGAAACCAACAGATGAGGTTGAG GTATACTATGGAGCTGATCTTGAAACTGAAGCATTTGTGAGTGGTTTTCCTAAGGCATCATCCTTGATTTCTGAAAATGATTCAGATCAGTATGTGGCTTCAGGATGGAATTTAAATAACTTCCCCCGACTGCCTGGTTCTGTACTTTGTTTTGAACAAAATGATATCTCAGGAGTTCTGGTCCCATGGCTCTATGTCGGGATGTGCTTCTCATCATTTTGTTGG CATGTTGAGGACCACCACCTATACTCACTAAATTATCTACACTGGGGTGATTCAAAAGTATGGTATGGAGTACCAGGAAGTCATGCTTCAGCATTGGAGAATGCAATGAGAAAACATCTACCTGATTTGTTTGAAGAACAACCATATTTACTGAATGAACTG GTTACTCAGTTATCTCCTTCAGTTCTAAAATCTGAAAATGTACCAGTATATCGAGCTATTCAGAATTCTGGGGAGTTTATTCTTACCTTTCCAAGAGCATACCATTCAGGGTTTAATTGTGGCTTCAATTGTGCTGAAGCTGTGAATGTGGCCCCTGTTGATTGGCTGTCACATGGGCAAAGCGCAGTGGAGCTCTACAGTGAGCAGTGTCGCAAGACATCAATTTCCCATGACAAACTGCTGTTAGCATCAGCTCAAAAAGCTGTCCAGGCACTTAGGGATCCGTCAGTTCTTGGAAAGGAAGATCAAGTAAATTTAAGCTGGAAAAGTGTCTGTGGGAAGGATGGGACACTTACGAAGGCAGTTAAG ACGAGAGTACAGATGGAAGAGGAAAGACTAGATCGTCTTCCAATTGGTTGGCGGCTTCAGAAGATGGAAAGAGactttgatttgaaaaatgagaGAGAATGTTTTTCATGCTTCTATGACCTACACTTATCTGCTGCAAGTTGTGAGTGCTCTCCTGACCAATTTGCATGCCTTAAACATGCTAGCCTTATTTGTTCATGTGAACCAAATCGTAAGTTTGTCCTTCTGCGTTACACCATGGATGATTTGAAGACCCTGGTTGAATCATTGGAAGGGGGATTAGATGCTATTGAAGTATGGGCATCAGAAGACCTTGGATTGGTTTCTGCTGATAAGGATGCTTGTGGCGCTATGCTGGATCAGGAGAGAGAGATATCTGGACCCATTGGTTGTGACCAAAAGGAAAGTCCACCTTGTTCCTCTAGAACACAAGAAAACTTAGACATAAATGAGCCTTGCAGTTCAAGTTATCATGTTTCTTCAGAAGTAGTTCAGTCAGAAAACCAGCAAGGAACATTTGGTTTTTGTGTATCCCATATCAGGACAGACAGGCATAATGACAACTTAAACAAAGAAGGTCTAACTAAGGGCTATGAAAGTAAGGTGGGGCAGGGGTTCTGTATTGATTTGAATCTTGATACCATGTCTGATGAACATGTAAGTGGGTTGCAGCAAGTATCTTATAGCTGTGATAGTAAAGCAACTGGAAATGTGGCTGAGACTTTTTTGTCAGTCTGCAAGGAAGAAAAGGTTAATTGTGCGGATGTTCCAAAGCAACCAGATATAGTACGACTTGGTGGTGATTGTGATTCATCAGTTTCATATGTTCTTCCAAACAAACATCACTTTCCCTATCCAGTAGATAATGGAAATCCTTGTATATCTGATGGTAGTAAGTTGTTTGGGGCTGATATATTGGTTTCACTTCCACATTCAAGTACTCTGCCAAGCAGCTTGCCAAAAACTGAAATTTTAGGCAGCTCAGATGTGAAGGCATGTGCGACTGATCAAACCTGTCTCATACCAAAGATGAATTTTTGTGTTGAGCCTATGCATTTTGGTACTGTATTGTTTGGAAAGCCATGGTGCAGTAAGCAGGCCATATTCCCTAAAG GATTTACAAGCCGTGTTAAATTCTTTAGTGTATGTGATCCAACACAAATGTGTTACTATATTTCAGAGGTGCTGGATGCAGGGCTCCTTGGGCCTCTATTTAAG GTTACTTCAGAGGGGTGCCCAAGTGAGACCTTTGCAAATGTCTCGCCAGAAAAATGCTGGGAAATGGTGCTGCAGAAACTGCAGCAAGAAATCATAAGACACAGCAGTTTAGGGAAACAACTGCTGCCCTCTTTGGAATGTTTGCAGGGTGTTAATGGCCTTGAGATGTTTGGGTTTTTATCACCACCCATCATTCAG GTTATTGAGGCTCTTGATCCAAATCATCAATGCTTAGAATACTGGAATCAGAAGAGTAgagtaaaaatggaaaatgtgaaTGACATGTCTGCAAGTAATTCGAGGAAGTACCCTTTTGGATTGAGTTGCTCTCCAGGGGAAACAAAGGCAAAACTCTTTGGTTTCGATTTGACAAAGCAAGACCCTGATAATTCAAGCATTGGAAGAGGTGATCACTCAGTTGGGGAAGACATAAAGACCACATTACAAGGATTTTTCAAGAAGGCAAATAGGGAAGAACTGATAATGATGTATAAGGTATTCTGCAGCGAGTACACAAGTGCAGAATGGGGAGTGGCATTCACAACGCTGACCGAGGAGATCCGGAAAACATGTAAATAa
- the LOC100252938 gene encoding lysine-specific demethylase JMJ18 isoform X1, which translates to MEQSSLEPEFQIKEDHSSKHALKNDSNIEYSGSPQNQKISARWNPTEACRPLIEEAPVFYPTVEEFQDTLNYIASIRPKAEPYGICRIVPPPSWVPPCPLREESIWKHLKFPTRMQQVDLLQNREPMRKKNRGRKRKRRRYSRMGTTRRHSRSEVSEANIVSDSDEKFGFHSGSDFTLEEFQKHADSFKEFYFGIKDAKDNLNSDGVECNKRWEPSVEDIEGEYWRIVEKPTDEVEVYYGADLETEAFVSGFPKASSLISENDSDQYVASGWNLNNFPRLPGSVLCFEQNDISGVLVPWLYVGMCFSSFCWHVEDHHLYSLNYLHWGDSKVWYGVPGSHASALENAMRKHLPDLFEEQPYLLNELVTQLSPSVLKSENVPVYRAIQNSGEFILTFPRAYHSGFNCGFNCAEAVNVAPVDWLSHGQSAVELYSEQCRKTSISHDKLLLASAQKAVQALRDPSVLGKEDQVNLSWKSVCGKDGTLTKAVKTRVQMEEERLDRLPIGWRLQKMERDFDLKNERECFSCFYDLHLSAASCECSPDQFACLKHASLICSCEPNRKFVLLRYTMDDLKTLVESLEGGLDAIEVWASEDLGLVSADKDACGAMLDQEREISGPIGCDQKESPPCSSRTQENLDINEPCSSSYHVSSEVVQSENQQGTFGFCVSHIRTDRHNDNLNKEGLTKGYESKVGQGFCIDLNLDTMSDEHVSGLQQVSYSCDSKATGNVAETFLSVCKEEKVNCADVPKQPDIVRLGGDCDSSVSYVLPNKHHFPYPVDNGNPCISDGSKLFGADILVSLPHSSTLPSSLPKTEILGSSDVKACATDQTCLIPKMNFCVEPMHFGTVLFGKPWCSKQAIFPKGFTSRVKFFSVCDPTQMCYYISEVLDAGLLGPLFKVTSEGCPSETFANVSPEKCWEMVLQKLQQEIIRHSSLGKQLLPSLECLQGVNGLEMFGFLSPPIIQVIEALDPNHQCLEYWNQKSRVKMENVNDMSASNSRKYPFGLSCSPGETKAKLFGFDLTKQDPDNSSIGRGDHSVGEDIKTTLQGFFKKANREELIMMYKVFCSEYTSAEWGVAFTTLTEEIRKTCK; encoded by the exons ATGGAACAGTCCTCATTGGAACCAGAATTTCAGATCAAAGAG GATCATTCATCAAAGCATGCCTTGAAAAATGACAGCAATATTGAGTACTCAGGCAGTCCTCAAAATCAAAAG ATATCAGCCAGATGGAACCCAACTGAAGCATGTAGGCCACTCATCGAAGAAGCTCCTGTTTTCTATCCAACTGTTGAG GAGTTTCAAGATACACTAAATTATATAGCAAGCATTCGCCCAAAAGCAGAGCCATATGGTATATGTAGGATTGTGCCACCACCTTCCTGGGTTCCACCCTGCCCTCTCAGGGAGGAGAGCATTTGGAAACATTTAAAGTTTCCTACAAGAATGCAGCAAGTGGACTTACTTCAAAATAGGGAACCcatgagaaagaaaaacagaggcCGGAAGCGAAAACGAAGAAGGTATTCAAGGATGGGAACAACAAGGAGGCATTCCAGATCTGAAGTTTCTGAAGCAAACATTGTCTCTGACAGCGATGAGAAGTTTGGGTTCCATTCAGGATCAGACTTCACATTAGAAGAGTTTCAGAAACACGCTGATAGtttcaaagaattttattttggaataaAGGATGCTAAGGATAACTTGAATTCTGATGGTGTGGAATGCAACAAAAGGTGGGAACCTTCTGTAGAAGATATTGAGGGAGAATACTGGCGGATAGTGGAGAAACCAACAGATGAGGTTGAG GTATACTATGGAGCTGATCTTGAAACTGAAGCATTTGTGAGTGGTTTTCCTAAGGCATCATCCTTGATTTCTGAAAATGATTCAGATCAGTATGTGGCTTCAGGATGGAATTTAAATAACTTCCCCCGACTGCCTGGTTCTGTACTTTGTTTTGAACAAAATGATATCTCAGGAGTTCTGGTCCCATGGCTCTATGTCGGGATGTGCTTCTCATCATTTTGTTGG CATGTTGAGGACCACCACCTATACTCACTAAATTATCTACACTGGGGTGATTCAAAAGTATGGTATGGAGTACCAGGAAGTCATGCTTCAGCATTGGAGAATGCAATGAGAAAACATCTACCTGATTTGTTTGAAGAACAACCATATTTACTGAATGAACTG GTTACTCAGTTATCTCCTTCAGTTCTAAAATCTGAAAATGTACCAGTATATCGAGCTATTCAGAATTCTGGGGAGTTTATTCTTACCTTTCCAAGAGCATACCATTCAGGGTTTAATTGTGGCTTCAATTGTGCTGAAGCTGTGAATGTGGCCCCTGTTGATTGGCTGTCACATGGGCAAAGCGCAGTGGAGCTCTACAGTGAGCAGTGTCGCAAGACATCAATTTCCCATGACAAACTGCTGTTAGCATCAGCTCAAAAAGCTGTCCAGGCACTTAGGGATCCGTCAGTTCTTGGAAAGGAAGATCAAGTAAATTTAAGCTGGAAAAGTGTCTGTGGGAAGGATGGGACACTTACGAAGGCAGTTAAG ACGAGAGTACAGATGGAAGAGGAAAGACTAGATCGTCTTCCAATTGGTTGGCGGCTTCAGAAGATGGAAAGAGactttgatttgaaaaatgagaGAGAATGTTTTTCATGCTTCTATGACCTACACTTATCTGCTGCAAGTTGTGAGTGCTCTCCTGACCAATTTGCATGCCTTAAACATGCTAGCCTTATTTGTTCATGTGAACCAAATCGTAAGTTTGTCCTTCTGCGTTACACCATGGATGATTTGAAGACCCTGGTTGAATCATTGGAAGGGGGATTAGATGCTATTGAAGTATGGGCATCAGAAGACCTTGGATTGGTTTCTGCTGATAAGGATGCTTGTGGCGCTATGCTGGATCAGGAGAGAGAGATATCTGGACCCATTGGTTGTGACCAAAAGGAAAGTCCACCTTGTTCCTCTAGAACACAAGAAAACTTAGACATAAATGAGCCTTGCAGTTCAAGTTATCATGTTTCTTCAGAAGTAGTTCAGTCAGAAAACCAGCAAGGAACATTTGGTTTTTGTGTATCCCATATCAGGACAGACAGGCATAATGACAACTTAAACAAAGAAGGTCTAACTAAGGGCTATGAAAGTAAGGTGGGGCAGGGGTTCTGTATTGATTTGAATCTTGATACCATGTCTGATGAACATGTAAGTGGGTTGCAGCAAGTATCTTATAGCTGTGATAGTAAAGCAACTGGAAATGTGGCTGAGACTTTTTTGTCAGTCTGCAAGGAAGAAAAGGTTAATTGTGCGGATGTTCCAAAGCAACCAGATATAGTACGACTTGGTGGTGATTGTGATTCATCAGTTTCATATGTTCTTCCAAACAAACATCACTTTCCCTATCCAGTAGATAATGGAAATCCTTGTATATCTGATGGTAGTAAGTTGTTTGGGGCTGATATATTGGTTTCACTTCCACATTCAAGTACTCTGCCAAGCAGCTTGCCAAAAACTGAAATTTTAGGCAGCTCAGATGTGAAGGCATGTGCGACTGATCAAACCTGTCTCATACCAAAGATGAATTTTTGTGTTGAGCCTATGCATTTTGGTACTGTATTGTTTGGAAAGCCATGGTGCAGTAAGCAGGCCATATTCCCTAAAG GATTTACAAGCCGTGTTAAATTCTTTAGTGTATGTGATCCAACACAAATGTGTTACTATATTTCAGAGGTGCTGGATGCAGGGCTCCTTGGGCCTCTATTTAAG GTTACTTCAGAGGGGTGCCCAAGTGAGACCTTTGCAAATGTCTCGCCAGAAAAATGCTGGGAAATGGTGCTGCAGAAACTGCAGCAAGAAATCATAAGACACAGCAGTTTAGGGAAACAACTGCTGCCCTCTTTGGAATGTTTGCAGGGTGTTAATGGCCTTGAGATGTTTGGGTTTTTATCACCACCCATCATTCAG GTTATTGAGGCTCTTGATCCAAATCATCAATGCTTAGAATACTGGAATCAGAAGAGTAgagtaaaaatggaaaatgtgaaTGACATGTCTGCAAGTAATTCGAGGAAGTACCCTTTTGGATTGAGTTGCTCTCCAGGGGAAACAAAGGCAAAACTCTTTGGTTTCGATTTGACAAAGCAAGACCCTGATAATTCAAGCATTGGAAGAGGTGATCACTCAGTTGGGGAAGACATAAAGACCACATTACAAGGATTTTTCAAGAAGGCAAATAGGGAAGAACTGATAATGATGTATAAGGTATTCTGCAGCGAGTACACAAGTGCAGAATGGGGAGTGGCATTCACAACGCTGACCGAGGAGATCCGGAAAACATGTAAATAa